Proteins co-encoded in one Myxococcales bacterium genomic window:
- a CDS encoding recombinase family protein, whose translation ERVPVIDEDQGQERRAARARAGFGGLVAAVARGEVGIVMSLEVSRLSRNDSDWHHLVYLCRWTGTLIADEHGVYDPSSSADRMVLGIRGQVSGSSVTAPCTGWSRRWSKARRGEAFTIPPAGYDLDGLGQLEMSSDEAVQAAVHRVFHKFESTVPAVRCTCGGASKACRFRASHVAEVASDRLGSGRLPDDPQHAAPPDPWRRLVFGRSETLREPDPQTQKLSLRRGRRGWSTGPS comes from the coding sequence CGAGCGCGTCCCCGTCATCGACGAGGATCAGGGGCAAGAGCGGCGCGCTGCCCGAGCACGCGCCGGCTTCGGCGGGCTGGTGGCCGCCGTTGCCCGCGGCGAGGTCGGCATCGTGATGAGCCTCGAGGTGTCGCGCCTGTCGCGCAACGATTCCGACTGGCATCACCTCGTGTACCTGTGTCGCTGGACGGGTACGCTGATCGCCGACGAGCACGGCGTGTACGACCCGTCGTCGTCCGCCGACCGCATGGTGCTCGGCATCCGCGGGCAGGTGAGTGGCTCGAGCGTGACAGCGCCGTGCACCGGATGGTCGAGGCGCTGGAGTAAGGCCCGCCGCGGAGAAGCGTTCACGATCCCGCCGGCGGGCTACGACCTCGACGGCCTCGGGCAGCTCGAGATGTCGAGCGACGAGGCAGTTCAGGCCGCCGTGCACCGCGTGTTCCACAAGTTCGAGAGCACGGTGCCGGCCGTCAGGTGTACCTGTGGTGGCGCGAGCAAGGCCTGCCGTTTCCGTGCGTCGCATGTTGCCGAGGTCGCATCCGATCGTCTGGGTTCCGGTCGGCTACCGGATGATCCACAACATGCTGCGCCACCCGATCCATGGCGGCGCCTTGTCTTCGGACGCAGCGAAACCCTGCGCGAGCCCGATCCGCAGACGCAGAAGCTGTCGCTGCGGCGAGGGCGGCGGGGATGGTCGACTGGCCCGTCTTGA
- a CDS encoding recombinase zinc beta ribbon domain-containing protein yields the protein MRCGHCGRRMYVNYGGERAVRTLQYRCSRPLAAVAGQDCQLIGGKRIEALVVEAFLDVSAAAGIEAAALAGETLRLEIEATERPGTCRSKRPSTRLSVRSGTWQ from the coding sequence ATGCGTTGTGGGCACTGCGGCCGGCGCATGTACGTCAACTACGGCGGTGAGCGCGCCGTTCGGACGCTGCAGTATCGTTGCTCGCGTCCGCTCGCCGCCGTCGCAGGGCAGGACTGCCAGCTCATTGGCGGCAAGCGCATCGAAGCGCTGGTGGTCGAGGCGTTCCTCGACGTGTCGGCCGCTGCCGGGATTGAAGCGGCGGCGCTGGCGGGCGAAACGCTGCGGCTCGAAATCGAGGCGACAGAGCGCCCTGGCACTTGCAGATCGAAAAGGCCGAGTACGAGGCTCAGCGTGCGGAGCGGCACCTGGCAGTAG
- a CDS encoding ATP-binding protein: MRDDELHQLLKTLHLSKVRQIIEEELQHAEQKQLTYGEFLLRLLRAEWHNKQESALNWRIKRAAMPEQWTIESFPFKRQPGISARQIRGFASLDFVARAENLVFIGGTGVGKTGLATGLLLKALQNGYRGLFLKAQDLFDEMYASLADRSSRKLLNRLARVDLLVIDEMGYLNLRPEQTNVFFRLMEERYKRKATIITTNLGYEEWQNFLGNKALCDALLSRIRHQCHTVTIDGPSLRDPSG, from the coding sequence ATGCGCGACGACGAGCTCCATCAGCTGCTCAAGACCCTGCACCTCAGCAAGGTCCGCCAGATCATCGAAGAGGAGCTTCAGCACGCCGAGCAAAAGCAGCTCACCTACGGCGAGTTCCTGCTCCGTTTGCTGCGCGCCGAGTGGCACAACAAGCAAGAGTCCGCCCTCAACTGGCGCATCAAGCGCGCCGCCATGCCTGAGCAGTGGACCATCGAGTCGTTCCCCTTCAAGCGCCAGCCGGGGATCTCCGCTCGCCAGATCCGCGGCTTCGCCAGCCTCGACTTCGTTGCCCGCGCCGAGAATCTGGTCTTCATCGGTGGCACCGGCGTGGGCAAGACAGGACTCGCCACCGGCCTGCTCCTGAAGGCCCTCCAGAACGGCTACCGCGGGCTCTTCCTCAAAGCGCAGGACTTGTTCGACGAGATGTACGCCTCGCTCGCTGACCGCTCGTCACGCAAACTGCTCAACCGCCTCGCCCGCGTGGATCTGCTCGTCATCGACGAGATGGGATACCTGAATCTTCGGCCCGAGCAGACCAACGTCTTCTTCCGTCTGATGGAGGAGCGCTACAAGCGGAAGGCCACGATCATCACCACCAACCTCGGCTACGAAGAGTGGCAGAACTTCCTCGGCAACAAGGCCCTCTGCGACGCTCTGCTCAGCCGCATCCGCCACCAGTGCCACACCGTCACCATCGACGGCCCGTCCTTGCGCGATCCCTCCGGCTAA
- a CDS encoding transposase: protein MFAEEAGELAFHALPFLTNDDVADVLQIARTRIIALLRRKGVISDDDESGASVVTADATLADTEPALAELAVASTLGAVPAGPALHRRDPIKLRADSELMHTKALCAAEHGFTLHAATTASAGDTAGREALCKYILRPPIAQDRIQLVADDLVRLTLKKPFSDGTFAIDQTLCPFWRGSRRPCILRVSIPSGTVEFLRPPANGDRASFRRHHRSTRRRTTTARHAPRRKTSRPRIAADIGRGKPCSGAVSKSTSSSVNAAAA from the coding sequence GTGTTCGCCGAAGAGGCCGGCGAACTGGCGTTCCATGCGCTCCCCTTCCTCACCAACGACGACGTCGCCGACGTGCTCCAGATCGCACGCACGCGCATCATTGCGCTCCTGCGACGCAAGGGTGTGATCTCGGACGACGACGAGAGCGGCGCGAGCGTCGTCACCGCGGACGCGACGCTCGCAGACACGGAGCCCGCGCTTGCCGAGCTCGCAGTGGCGTCCACCCTGGGCGCCGTTCCCGCCGGTCCCGCGTTGCACCGACGAGATCCCATCAAGCTACGAGCCGACAGCGAGCTCATGCACACCAAAGCCCTGTGCGCCGCCGAGCACGGCTTCACGTTGCACGCCGCGACTACCGCGAGCGCAGGCGACACCGCGGGAAGAGAGGCCCTCTGCAAGTACATCCTGCGCCCGCCGATCGCCCAGGATCGCATCCAGCTCGTCGCCGACGACCTGGTGAGGCTGACCCTGAAGAAACCGTTCAGCGATGGAACTTTTGCAATCGATCAGACCCTCTGTCCTTTCTGGCGCGGCTCGCGACGGCCGTGCATCCTCCGCGTTTCAATACCGTCAGGTACAGTGGAGTTCTTGCGGCCGCCAGCAAATGGAGATCGCGCGTCGTTCCGCCGCCACCACCGATCGACGAGAAGGCGGACGACGACTGCGCGACATGCACCGCGAAGAAAGACAAGCCGCCCACGCATCGCTGCGGATATCGGCCGTGGAAAGCCTTGCTCCGGCGCAGTTTCAAAATCGACGTCGAGCTCTGTGAATGCGGCGGCCGCATGA
- a CDS encoding ParB-like nuclease domain-containing protein translates to MDLELHQLDRRYEALRTTSRERDSRVVASLARDGQQLPVVVIAATDAGRYILVDGYKRVRGLHKLGQDLVRATCWDLPEPEALLLRRRLMRAAEGGERARAGMAGARAPGAIRAVARRSGPPLRSQPELGESPARPGRDAARSNPAAGARRKAVPARRHETPVAFGARQPRGRHRPGPGPRPAPPEHAADGALVRCVCTRQRDEPRAVAAAPGAASACQRATRRQARRPGARARARRRRRGWHRPARADSESGVGSFSSCCRRSRRACGGLLLARAATSSTWSAPSRRRFPMLDETTRATILTLQQAGHGKRVIARMLGISRNAVRRVIASGATDVPALDRSEKAEPYHDELVQLVHECKGNLVRVHEELAAQGAQLRTRP, encoded by the coding sequence ATGGACCTCGAGCTCCACCAGCTGGACCGCCGGTACGAGGCGCTGCGGACGACGAGCCGCGAGCGCGACAGCCGGGTTGTGGCGTCCCTGGCTCGCGACGGCCAGCAGCTGCCGGTAGTCGTGATCGCGGCGACAGACGCCGGCCGCTACATCCTGGTCGACGGCTACAAGCGGGTCCGAGGGCTCCACAAGCTCGGCCAGGATCTGGTCCGCGCCACCTGCTGGGACCTGCCCGAGCCGGAGGCGCTGCTGCTCAGGCGGCGGCTGATGCGCGCGGCCGAGGGGGGAGAGCGCGCTCGAGCAGGCATGGCTGGTGCGCGAGCTCCAGGAGCGATTCGAGCTGTCGCTCGAAGATCTGGCCCGCCGCTTCGGTCGCAGCCCGAGCTGGGTGAGTCGCCGGCTCGGCCTGGCCGCGACGCTGCCCGAAGCAATCCAGCAGCTGGTGCGCGACGGAAAGCTGTCCCCGCACGCCGCCATGAAACACCTGTTGCCTTTGGCGCGCGCCAACCGCGCGGGCGCCATCGCCCTGGCCCAGGCCCTCGCCCCGCTCCGCCCGAGCACGCGGCAGACGGCGCTCTTGTGCGCTGCGTTTGCACGCGGCAGCGAGACGAGCCGCGAGCAGTTGCTGCTGCACCCGGAGCTGCTTCTGCGTGCCAGCGAGCCACGCGGCGGCAAGCCCGACGACCCGGCGCAAGAGCTCGAGCGAGACGTCGGCGCCGTGGGTGGCATCGCCCGGCGCGCGCTGACTCGGAGTCCGGGGTGGGGTCGTTCAGCAGCTGTTGCCGCCGGAGCAGGCGCGCTTGCGGCGGACTGCTGCTGGCGCGCGCCGCGACGTCGAGCACTTGGTCAGCACCATCGAGAAGGAGGTTCCCGATGTTGGATGAGACGACTCGAGCCACCATCCTCACCCTGCAACAAGCGGGTCATGGCAAACGCGTCATCGCTCGCATGCTCGGCATCTCACGCAACGCGGTTCGGCGGGTCATCGCATCGGGAGCGACCGATGTCCCAGCCCTCGACCGCAGCGAGAAAGCCGAGCCGTACCACGACGAGCTCGTCCAGCTGGTCCACGAGTGCAAGGGCAACCTCGTGCGCGTTCACGAGGAGCTTGCGGCCCAGGGCGCACAGCTCCGTACCCGACCCTGA